One window of Planctomycetia bacterium genomic DNA carries:
- a CDS encoding DUF1320 family protein — translation MSVFALLDDLKERLGIQSSPPGLYNQLTDRLTSTYADDVVGQGLVDEAEGEVRDWLGRRYSLPSVTPSDAILARSLKTLTIDIAAYRAFVTHPAKPEVRKSHAENYRRALERLQAIADGKADLPGATVLPGPSTSGPTSAVFGHQSILTEEGMQGF, via the coding sequence GTGAGCGTCTTTGCGTTACTCGATGACTTGAAGGAACGCCTGGGAATCCAGTCGAGTCCACCTGGTCTCTACAACCAGCTGACCGACCGGCTGACCTCCACCTACGCCGACGACGTTGTTGGGCAGGGGCTGGTCGATGAGGCCGAGGGCGAGGTCCGCGACTGGCTGGGTCGGCGGTATTCGCTGCCGTCCGTGACGCCGAGTGACGCCATTCTGGCACGCTCGCTCAAGACGCTCACGATTGACATTGCCGCCTATCGTGCGTTCGTCACTCATCCGGCAAAGCCCGAGGTCCGCAAGAGCCACGCCGAGAACTATCGTCGTGCACTCGAAAGGCTACAGGCCATTGCGGATGGCAAAGCCGATCTTCCCGGCGCTACCGTGTTGCCCGGACCTTCAACCTCGGGACCAACGTCGGCCGTGTTTGGCCACCAATCAATCCTCACCGAAGAAGGCATGCAGGGATTTTAG